The following proteins are co-located in the Haloplanus sp. HW8-1 genome:
- a CDS encoding DEAD/DEAH box helicase yields the protein MADTESAGMDAFTHLGERVRAALSERGFSTPTEPQRRAIPPIAAGEDALVLAPTGTGKTETAMLPVFDAIHRAEDRFGISALYITPLRALNRDMRERLDWWGEYLDVEVDVRHGDTTQYRRGKQADDPPDVLVTTPETLQATLTGEKLRRALSDVAHVVVDEVHELASSKRGAQLTVGLERLRDLAGPFQRIGLSATVGSPGEVGRFLTGDRGCELVEVDAGTNVDFRVREPEVTEEDEALAGTLATEVDIASHVRAIRDVVAANESTLIFVNTRQTAEALGSRFKRLDEPIGVHHGSLSTEARIEVEEAFKSGEIDGLVCTSSMELGIDVGRVDHVIQYGSPREVARLLQRVGRAGHRRDAVSEGTILTSHPDDTMEALAIARRAVAGAVEPATIHHGSLDVVANQTVGLVMDHGEIDAREAYETLIRAYPFRDLSASQFRDVVRELAANRLLWLDEDADRLEKSGGTWRYFYANLSMIPDEETYEVYDLSSRETIGTLDEKFVLNFAGPGETFIQRGEMWRITEVDEEESRVEVTPIEDPAGEVPSWTGQEIPVPAAVAGEVGEMRDVATTQFEGGADRAAVAREFLSRYPGDEHTVSGALDPVERQVEVGAPTPTTERLVVEGQGRGVVLNAPFGHEVNETLGRLCSALIGQKTGSSVGMEVDPYRIELEVPGRTGPSDVIEVLETTDPAHVEGLLELALKNSGTLKFTLAQVAAKFGALKRYQGRGRFGADRLLAALEDTPIYDEAVREVFHRDLAVEATAAVLERIQSGGIELVTAREHTPIGTGGRSSGRALLVPENADASVVETLKERIRNDRVILACLHCTEWTRKTKVRRVPDQPRCPECESTRIASLNPWADEAVQAVRADTKDEEQERLTERAYRSANLVQSHGKQAVIAMAARGVGPHNAARIIAKLREDEADFYRDILEQERQYARTQSFWD from the coding sequence ATGGCAGACACGGAGTCGGCGGGGATGGACGCGTTCACCCACCTCGGCGAGCGGGTTCGGGCGGCGCTCTCCGAGCGTGGCTTCTCGACGCCGACGGAGCCACAGCGGCGGGCGATCCCTCCGATCGCGGCCGGCGAGGACGCCCTCGTTCTCGCGCCGACGGGAACGGGCAAGACGGAGACGGCGATGTTGCCGGTGTTCGACGCGATCCACCGCGCCGAGGACCGCTTCGGGATCTCGGCGCTGTACATCACGCCGCTTCGCGCGCTCAACCGCGACATGCGCGAGCGGCTGGACTGGTGGGGCGAGTACCTCGACGTCGAGGTAGACGTCCGCCACGGCGACACGACGCAGTACCGACGGGGGAAGCAGGCCGACGACCCGCCGGACGTGCTGGTGACGACTCCCGAGACGTTGCAGGCGACGCTGACGGGCGAGAAGTTGCGGCGGGCGCTCTCGGACGTGGCCCACGTCGTCGTCGACGAGGTCCACGAACTCGCGTCGTCGAAACGAGGCGCACAGTTGACGGTGGGCCTGGAGCGCCTGCGCGACCTCGCCGGCCCGTTCCAGCGGATCGGCCTCTCGGCGACGGTCGGGTCGCCCGGCGAAGTGGGGCGCTTTCTCACCGGCGACCGCGGCTGTGAACTCGTCGAGGTGGACGCCGGTACGAACGTCGACTTCCGAGTGCGAGAGCCCGAGGTCACCGAGGAGGACGAGGCGCTCGCGGGCACGCTGGCGACGGAGGTGGACATCGCCAGTCACGTGCGGGCGATCCGGGACGTCGTCGCGGCCAACGAGTCGACGCTGATCTTCGTCAACACGCGCCAGACTGCGGAGGCCCTGGGCTCGCGGTTCAAGCGGCTCGACGAACCGATCGGCGTCCACCACGGATCGCTCTCGACGGAGGCCCGGATCGAGGTGGAGGAGGCGTTCAAGTCGGGCGAGATCGACGGTCTGGTCTGTACCTCCTCGATGGAACTCGGCATCGACGTGGGACGGGTAGACCACGTGATCCAGTACGGGAGTCCCCGGGAGGTGGCGCGCCTGCTCCAGCGAGTGGGGCGTGCGGGCCACCGCCGCGATGCCGTCTCCGAGGGGACGATCCTGACGAGCCACCCCGACGACACGATGGAGGCGCTGGCCATCGCCCGCCGGGCGGTCGCCGGCGCCGTCGAACCGGCGACGATCCACCACGGCAGCCTCGACGTGGTGGCCAACCAGACGGTCGGACTCGTGATGGACCACGGCGAGATCGACGCCCGCGAGGCCTACGAGACGCTGATCCGGGCCTACCCGTTTCGGGACCTCTCGGCGTCCCAGTTCCGAGACGTGGTGCGCGAACTCGCCGCGAACCGCCTCCTGTGGCTGGACGAGGACGCCGACCGCCTGGAGAAGTCGGGCGGGACGTGGCGCTACTTCTACGCCAACCTCTCGATGATCCCCGACGAGGAGACCTACGAGGTGTACGACCTCTCCTCGCGTGAGACGATCGGGACGCTCGACGAGAAGTTCGTCCTCAACTTCGCCGGGCCGGGCGAGACGTTCATCCAACGCGGCGAGATGTGGCGGATCACGGAGGTCGACGAGGAGGAGTCACGCGTCGAGGTGACGCCCATCGAGGACCCCGCGGGCGAAGTGCCGTCGTGGACGGGGCAAGAAATTCCGGTGCCCGCGGCCGTCGCCGGCGAGGTCGGCGAGATGCGCGACGTGGCGACGACGCAGTTCGAGGGCGGCGCCGACCGCGCGGCCGTCGCCCGTGAGTTCCTGTCCCGGTATCCGGGCGACGAACACACCGTCTCCGGGGCGCTCGATCCCGTCGAGCGGCAGGTCGAGGTCGGCGCGCCGACGCCCACGACCGAGCGTCTCGTCGTCGAGGGACAGGGCCGTGGCGTCGTCCTCAACGCCCCGTTCGGACACGAGGTGAACGAGACGCTCGGCCGCCTGTGTTCCGCCCTGATCGGCCAGAAGACCGGCTCCTCGGTGGGGATGGAGGTCGACCCCTACCGGATCGAACTCGAAGTCCCGGGCCGCACCGGCCCGTCGGACGTGATCGAGGTGTTGGAGACGACCGATCCCGCTCACGTCGAGGGCCTGCTCGAACTCGCCCTGAAGAACTCCGGGACGCTGAAGTTCACGCTGGCGCAGGTGGCCGCGAAGTTCGGCGCGCTCAAGCGATACCAGGGTCGGGGTCGGTTCGGCGCCGACCGCCTGCTGGCCGCGCTGGAGGACACGCCGATCTACGACGAGGCGGTCCGCGAGGTGTTCCACCGCGACCTCGCCGTCGAGGCGACCGCGGCGGTGTTGGAGCGGATCCAGTCCGGCGGGATCGAACTGGTGACCGCTCGGGAGCATACGCCCATCGGCACGGGTGGACGCTCCAGCGGCCGGGCACTGCTCGTCCCGGAGAACGCGGACGCGAGCGTCGTCGAGACGCTGAAAGAGCGGATCCGGAACGACCGCGTCATTCTCGCCTGCCTCCACTGCACGGAGTGGACGCGGAAGACGAAGGTCAGGCGGGTGCCCGATCAGCCGCGGTGTCCGGAGTGTGAGTCGACGCGGATCGCCTCGCTCAACCCGTGGGCCGACGAGGCGGTGCAGGCGGTCCGTGCCGACACGAAAGACGAGGAGCAGGAACGGTTGACCGAACGCGCCTACCGGTCGGCCAACCTGGTCCAGAGCCACGGCAAGCAGGCGGTGATCGCCATGGCCGCCCGCGGGGTCGGCCCGCACAACGCCGCCCGGATCATCGCCAAACTCCGCGAGGACGAGGCCGACTTCTACCGCGACATCCTCGAACAGGAGCGCCAGTACGCACGGACGCAGTCGTTCTGGGACTAG
- a CDS encoding lactate racemase domain-containing protein: MRFPDGDVIDAVLPSPSLPRFAAVRYDPETPELDDVPGTTRTELDTLPLGDLSDGATVAVGLGSRGIHDIVPVARAVVDGLRDRGFEPVAVPAMGSHGGATAEGQRETLAGIGLTEDALGCPIDARMDTTVLGESAVGAPVPFSTAALEADGIIVVNRVKAHTNFTGRFESGLTKMTTIGLGKQAGAEAAHEHALDEGYVPVIEAGFEVIRDAAPLVGGIAIVENFHDRTAAIEGVPADALPDAEEPLKAAADEYMPTLPYDDIDVLVVDRIGKDISGAGMDTNVTGRYRVLNTDDPETPAIDRIVVRGLTEATHGNGNGLGVADLTTRRVVDELDLDQVYTNALTSNSLRKAKLPVVLPDDERAVAAALSTIGTYDPETVRVAWIRDTGHLSEFRVSEALAREAPEDVAIEAWLSLSFEDGEPVFEPVAE; the protein is encoded by the coding sequence ATGCGCTTTCCCGACGGCGACGTCATCGACGCGGTGCTGCCGTCACCGTCGCTGCCGCGGTTCGCGGCGGTACGGTACGATCCCGAGACCCCGGAACTCGACGACGTACCGGGCACGACCCGAACGGAACTCGACACGCTGCCGCTCGGCGACCTCTCCGACGGCGCCACGGTCGCCGTCGGCCTGGGGAGCCGCGGTATCCACGACATCGTACCGGTCGCACGGGCCGTCGTCGACGGACTCCGCGACCGGGGGTTCGAACCGGTCGCCGTCCCGGCGATGGGGAGTCACGGCGGAGCGACCGCGGAGGGGCAACGCGAGACGCTGGCCGGCATCGGCCTCACGGAGGACGCCCTCGGCTGTCCGATCGACGCCCGGATGGATACGACCGTCCTCGGGGAATCGGCGGTCGGGGCGCCGGTGCCGTTCTCGACGGCCGCGCTGGAGGCCGACGGCATCATCGTCGTCAACCGCGTGAAGGCCCACACGAACTTCACGGGACGCTTCGAGAGCGGGCTGACGAAGATGACGACTATCGGCCTCGGAAAACAGGCCGGCGCGGAGGCGGCCCACGAACACGCGCTCGACGAGGGGTACGTGCCGGTCATCGAGGCGGGATTCGAGGTGATCCGCGACGCGGCGCCGCTGGTGGGCGGGATCGCCATCGTCGAGAACTTCCACGACCGCACCGCCGCCATCGAGGGCGTCCCCGCCGACGCCCTGCCGGACGCCGAAGAGCCGCTGAAGGCCGCCGCCGACGAGTACATGCCGACGCTCCCGTACGACGACATCGACGTCTTGGTCGTCGACCGCATCGGCAAAGACATCTCGGGTGCGGGCATGGACACCAACGTCACCGGCCGGTATCGAGTGCTGAATACGGACGATCCCGAGACGCCGGCCATCGACCGCATCGTCGTCCGGGGGCTCACCGAGGCTACCCACGGCAACGGCAACGGACTCGGGGTGGCCGACCTGACGACCCGGCGGGTCGTCGACGAACTCGACCTCGATCAGGTGTACACCAACGCGCTCACCAGCAACTCGCTGCGCAAGGCGAAGCTCCCGGTCGTGCTCCCGGACGACGAGCGCGCGGTCGCAGCGGCGCTCTCGACCATCGGTACCTACGACCCCGAGACGGTTCGCGTGGCCTGGATCCGCGACACCGGCCACCTCTCCGAGTTCCGCGTCTCCGAGGCGCTCGCCCGGGAGGCACCCGAAGACGTCGCGATCGAGGCGTGGCTGTCGCTATCCTTCGAGGACGGCGAACCCGTGTTCGAGCCGGTCGCGGAGTGA
- a CDS encoding E3 ubiquitin ligase family protein, whose translation MVPDLIVVPVLFVSLGIAGLYTGWKRRRIHARMTALTPTPVEALSPPGPVEIQGTGTPVDDLVTAPITGRPAVLAAWTIEEWDERGDTSRWREVARGIEAAAFGVDDGSGSVPVGPLSKRETAGRWTQTAGVSATNGVRIDDVLAEFTSFTVEAELGPAETPPVEIRRLHRDHGLDGAPDPVTDAADVDRPHGTRRYTQGVLAPGDWVYVLGRVEERDGTASRPESAIVTTPRDGPLLVSDREESTLESTVAAAARTWLVAGTVSSLVGLAGLAALL comes from the coding sequence GTGGTCCCGGACCTGATCGTCGTCCCCGTACTGTTCGTCTCGCTGGGGATCGCCGGCCTCTACACGGGCTGGAAGCGTCGGCGTATCCACGCCCGGATGACCGCGCTCACGCCGACACCCGTCGAAGCGCTCTCCCCGCCCGGTCCGGTCGAGATCCAGGGGACTGGGACGCCGGTCGACGACCTCGTCACCGCACCGATCACGGGGCGACCCGCCGTCCTCGCCGCCTGGACGATCGAGGAGTGGGACGAACGCGGTGACACGTCCCGATGGCGCGAGGTCGCCCGTGGCATCGAGGCGGCCGCGTTCGGCGTCGACGACGGCTCCGGATCGGTCCCCGTCGGCCCACTCTCGAAACGCGAGACTGCGGGCAGATGGACCCAGACGGCCGGTGTCAGCGCCACGAACGGCGTCCGGATCGACGACGTACTCGCCGAGTTCACGTCGTTCACGGTCGAGGCGGAACTCGGGCCGGCGGAGACGCCACCGGTCGAGATCCGGCGACTCCACCGGGACCACGGTCTCGACGGGGCGCCCGACCCGGTCACGGACGCCGCCGACGTCGACCGGCCACACGGCACGCGGCGCTACACGCAGGGCGTCCTCGCTCCCGGCGACTGGGTGTACGTCCTCGGGCGGGTCGAGGAGCGCGACGGCACGGCCTCGCGACCGGAGTCGGCGATCGTGACCACGCCCCGGGACGGTCCCCTTCTCGTCTCGGATCGGGAGGAGTCGACTCTGGAGTCGACTGTCGCCGCCGCCGCCCGCACCTGGCTCGTCGCGGGCACCGTCTCGTCGCTCGTCGGCCTCGCCGGCCTCGCCGCTCTGCTGTGA
- a CDS encoding metallophosphoesterase has protein sequence MALVEPVPDAPAAVADCGDERALVVADYHAGIEIGLRYERGVELRSDAGGRRRRLLALVGRTDPDRVLVIGDLVHRIGDPGEGERDELLALLDALDVPLTLVPGNHDGGVADAYGDRIEVTDAGGCRRGDVGFVHGHTWPNRSVLGASTVCMGHEHPQVRLEDEVGGGRAEKAWLRGSLRVDPFADELGVVPDALAWTDPGPELVVFPAFNDRSGGTWINVEGQAFLAPFLPDALGDDAEAYLLDGTRLGPYRLI, from the coding sequence ATGGCGCTCGTCGAACCGGTTCCGGACGCGCCCGCCGCGGTGGCCGACTGCGGCGACGAACGGGCGCTCGTCGTGGCGGACTACCACGCCGGCATCGAGATCGGCCTCCGGTACGAGCGCGGGGTCGAACTCCGGAGCGACGCCGGCGGGCGTCGCCGGCGGTTGCTGGCGCTCGTCGGGCGCACCGACCCGGACCGGGTGCTCGTCATCGGCGACCTGGTCCACCGGATCGGCGACCCGGGCGAGGGGGAACGCGACGAACTCCTCGCCCTCCTCGACGCCCTCGACGTCCCCCTGACGCTCGTCCCCGGCAACCACGACGGCGGCGTCGCGGACGCCTACGGCGACCGGATCGAGGTGACCGACGCCGGCGGCTGTCGGCGCGGCGACGTGGGGTTCGTCCACGGACACACCTGGCCCAACCGGTCGGTGCTGGGGGCGTCGACGGTGTGCATGGGTCACGAACACCCGCAGGTCCGCCTCGAAGACGAGGTGGGCGGCGGCCGCGCGGAGAAGGCGTGGCTCCGTGGCTCGCTGCGGGTCGATCCCTTCGCCGACGAACTCGGCGTGGTGCCCGATGCGCTCGCGTGGACCGATCCGGGCCCGGAACTCGTCGTCTTCCCCGCGTTCAACGACCGATCGGGCGGGACGTGGATCAACGTCGAGGGCCAGGCGTTCCTCGCACCGTTCCTCCCGGACGCCCTCGGCGACGACGCGGAGGCGTACCTGCTCGACGGGACGCGGCTAGGGCCGTACCGACTGATCTGA
- a CDS encoding GDP-mannose mannosyl hydrolase, with product MTDRPIPEDAWRTVVRNVPIVSVDLIVRHDGGVVLGKRENRPGRGEWFVPGGRVLKDEAIDDAIDRVAREELGVAVDVEERLGVYEHFWERSEFDDVPTKHYLVVGVVVRPRSDAFVADDQHAELRIFEAPFPDLHPYVEAYLRDAGL from the coding sequence ATGACCGACCGGCCGATCCCCGAAGACGCCTGGCGAACCGTCGTCCGCAACGTCCCCATCGTCTCGGTCGACCTGATCGTCCGCCACGACGGCGGCGTCGTCCTCGGCAAGCGGGAGAACCGGCCCGGACGCGGCGAGTGGTTCGTCCCCGGCGGCCGCGTGCTGAAAGACGAAGCGATCGACGACGCCATCGACCGGGTGGCTCGCGAGGAACTCGGCGTCGCCGTCGACGTCGAGGAGCGCCTCGGCGTCTACGAACATTTCTGGGAGCGCAGCGAGTTCGACGACGTGCCGACGAAACATTACCTCGTCGTCGGCGTCGTGGTCCGGCCGCGAAGCGACGCCTTCGTCGCGGACGACCAACACGCCGAACTCCGGATTTTCGAGGCCCCCTTCCCGGACCTCCACCCGTACGTCGAGGCGTACCTCCGGGACGCCGGACTCTAG
- a CDS encoding RPA family protein, protein MSAGDDAGPGRREVAHRLFAAEFDDATVSYAESDEERAPKYVVTPTGARVNRLFAVGVLTEVESVNEDVLRARVVDPTGAFVSYAGQYQPDAAAFFERASSPSFVALTGKARTFEPDDGDRIYTSVRPESVAEVDAETRDRWTVSAAEATLRRIDAMADAKSLDAEGDALEAALLDRGYDPSLAAGIPIALDRYGTTTAYLDALREVALDALAVVAGDRDAVRSLDRAPADAGTSSLGPLPAAMTADSIDDEAQTVDATAAGTDEGERTAGSEATAPDVEGTPADGASAGDADAAADEPDADDSTPTAAESAGGAPDDSTPTAAESAGGAPGDSTVVEESDELGDFDDDDDLYELDEEERREVEESFDVGFESAAEVDDPGEAGIDVPGPEEVAEAAEATGESAAADDEGGAVDDGAESEAEESDAEKAAADVDLEAAAVDAMAALDDGDGAARDDVVAAVVDEYGADPGEVADAIEDALMSGKCYEPSEDSLKAI, encoded by the coding sequence ATGAGCGCCGGCGACGACGCCGGCCCCGGGCGCCGCGAGGTGGCCCACCGGCTCTTCGCCGCCGAGTTCGACGACGCCACCGTCTCCTACGCCGAGAGCGACGAGGAGCGCGCACCGAAGTACGTCGTCACACCGACCGGCGCGCGGGTGAACCGTCTCTTCGCCGTCGGCGTCCTCACCGAAGTCGAGTCGGTCAACGAGGACGTCCTCCGCGCCCGCGTGGTCGACCCCACGGGCGCGTTCGTCTCCTACGCCGGCCAGTACCAGCCCGACGCGGCCGCCTTCTTCGAGCGGGCGTCGTCGCCCTCGTTCGTCGCGCTCACGGGGAAGGCCCGGACGTTCGAACCCGACGACGGCGATCGGATCTACACCTCCGTCCGCCCGGAGAGCGTCGCGGAGGTCGACGCCGAAACCCGGGATCGGTGGACGGTGTCGGCCGCCGAGGCGACGCTCCGACGGATCGACGCGATGGCCGACGCCAAGTCCCTCGACGCCGAGGGCGACGCGCTCGAAGCGGCGCTGCTGGACCGCGGGTACGACCCGTCGCTCGCGGCGGGCATCCCCATCGCCCTCGACCGGTACGGGACGACGACCGCCTACCTCGACGCCCTCCGGGAGGTCGCGCTCGACGCGTTGGCGGTCGTCGCCGGCGACCGCGACGCCGTCCGGTCGCTCGACCGCGCGCCGGCCGACGCGGGCACCTCGTCGCTCGGCCCCCTCCCGGCCGCGATGACCGCCGACTCGATCGACGACGAGGCGCAGACCGTCGACGCGACGGCCGCCGGGACCGACGAAGGCGAGCGCACGGCCGGGAGCGAGGCGACCGCGCCGGACGTCGAGGGGACACCGGCGGACGGCGCATCCGCCGGGGACGCCGACGCCGCCGCTGACGAGCCGGACGCGGACGATTCGACGCCGACGGCCGCGGAGTCCGCCGGCGGTGCGCCGGACGATTCGACGCCGACGGCCGCGGAGTCCGCCGGCGGTGCGCCGGGCGATTCGACGGTGGTCGAGGAGTCGGACGAACTCGGCGACTTCGACGACGACGACGACCTCTACGAACTCGACGAGGAGGAGCGCCGGGAGGTCGAGGAGTCCTTCGACGTGGGATTCGAGAGCGCCGCCGAGGTCGACGATCCGGGCGAGGCGGGTATCGACGTCCCCGGTCCGGAGGAGGTCGCGGAGGCCGCGGAGGCGACGGGCGAGAGCGCCGCGGCCGACGACGAGGGCGGAGCGGTTGACGACGGGGCCGAGTCAGAGGCCGAGGAGTCGGACGCCGAGAAGGCAGCGGCCGACGTCGATCTCGAAGCCGCCGCCGTCGACGCCATGGCGGCCCTCGACGACGGCGACGGAGCGGCCCGGGACGACGTCGTCGCGGCGGTCGTCGACGAGTACGGCGCCGATCCCGGCGAGGTGGCCGACGCCATCGAGGACGCCCTGATGAGCGGGAAGTGTTACGAGCCGAGCGAGGACAGCCTGAAAGCGATCTGA
- a CDS encoding AAA family ATPase, whose protein sequence is MSESAGIELTVHSAEKRDAGRGIARLPEAARRRLGVLSGDAVLLEGDRTTVAKLWPARAGVPDDAILVDAGTRANAGVAVGDTIRVRTADVADAEAVVLSAPDSVDVARESARRELGRALDGRPLRTGDRIHAESLDADAFVVRETRPDGAVRVVEGTDLRLHGDDRGATPDATVQNDGLTAEEDGAGTADDRGGAATTRPTTGVTYEDIGGLDDELDLVREMIELPLSEPELFTRLGVDPPKGVLLYGPPGTGKTLIAKAVANEVDATFISVSGPEIVSKYKGDSEERLRQVFERAREDAPAIVFFDEIDSLAPKREDGGGMEDRIVGQLLSLMDGLEARGEVIVIGATNRVDDLDPALRRGGRFDREIEIGVPGEAGRREILDVHTRRMPLTDGVDLDRFAARTHGFVGADLESLVTEAAMSALRRARREGTATDHIAVTREDFEAAMAAVDPSAMREYVSETPTEGFESVGGLDEAKATLERAVTWPLTYGPLFEAADADPPSGVLLYGPPGTGKTLLARAVAAESGVNFVRVQGPELLDRYVGESEKAVREVFDRARQTAPAIVFFDEIDAVATDRDRGDSEVTERVVSQLLTEFDAVADNPNLIVLAATNRKAVLDPALLRAGRLESHVEVPAPDEAARRAVLDVHTRRKPLGEDVDLDALATRTAGYSGADLAAVCREAAMLAVRAVADAYPGAEANDHADEVRLDAAQFEAALDAVAPSLAERDSNPPAT, encoded by the coding sequence ATGAGCGAGAGCGCCGGGATCGAACTCACGGTACACAGCGCCGAGAAGCGCGACGCGGGCCGCGGCATCGCTCGGCTCCCGGAGGCCGCCCGGCGACGCCTCGGCGTCCTGAGTGGGGACGCCGTGCTGCTGGAGGGCGATCGGACGACGGTCGCGAAGCTCTGGCCGGCACGGGCCGGCGTCCCCGACGACGCCATCCTCGTCGACGCCGGGACGCGGGCCAACGCCGGTGTGGCCGTCGGCGACACGATCCGTGTGCGGACCGCCGACGTCGCCGACGCCGAGGCGGTCGTCCTCTCGGCGCCCGACAGCGTCGACGTCGCCCGCGAGTCGGCCCGGCGGGAACTCGGGCGGGCGCTCGACGGCCGTCCGCTCCGCACCGGCGACCGGATCCACGCCGAGAGTCTCGATGCGGACGCGTTCGTCGTGCGGGAGACGCGCCCCGACGGCGCCGTCCGCGTGGTCGAGGGGACGGATCTCCGCCTACACGGCGACGACAGGGGCGCCACGCCCGACGCGACGGTCCAGAACGACGGGCTGACGGCGGAGGAGGACGGAGCGGGGACCGCCGACGACCGGGGCGGCGCCGCGACGACTCGCCCGACGACCGGCGTCACGTACGAGGATATCGGTGGTCTCGACGACGAACTCGACCTCGTGCGTGAGATGATCGAACTCCCACTGTCGGAGCCCGAACTGTTCACCCGCCTCGGCGTCGACCCGCCGAAGGGCGTCCTGCTCTACGGGCCGCCGGGGACCGGCAAGACCCTGATCGCGAAAGCGGTCGCGAACGAGGTCGACGCCACCTTCATCTCCGTCTCGGGGCCGGAGATCGTCTCGAAGTACAAGGGCGACAGCGAGGAACGGCTCCGGCAGGTGTTCGAACGGGCCCGCGAGGACGCCCCCGCGATCGTCTTCTTCGACGAGATCGACTCCCTCGCGCCGAAACGCGAGGACGGCGGCGGAATGGAAGACCGGATCGTCGGCCAGCTCCTCTCGTTGATGGACGGACTGGAAGCCCGCGGCGAGGTGATCGTCATCGGCGCGACCAACCGCGTCGACGACCTCGATCCCGCGCTCCGCCGAGGCGGCCGCTTCGACCGCGAGATCGAGATCGGGGTCCCCGGAGAGGCGGGGCGCCGCGAGATCCTCGACGTCCACACGCGCCGGATGCCCCTGACCGACGGCGTGGATCTGGACCGCTTCGCCGCCCGCACCCACGGATTCGTCGGTGCCGACCTCGAATCGCTGGTGACGGAGGCGGCCATGTCGGCGCTCCGGCGCGCCCGGCGCGAGGGGACGGCCACGGACCACATCGCGGTCACGCGCGAGGACTTCGAGGCGGCGATGGCCGCCGTCGATCCGAGCGCCATGCGCGAGTACGTCTCCGAGACACCGACCGAGGGGTTCGAATCGGTCGGCGGCCTCGACGAGGCGAAGGCAACGCTGGAGCGGGCGGTCACGTGGCCGCTCACCTACGGCCCGCTGTTCGAGGCGGCGGACGCCGACCCGCCTTCAGGTGTCCTGCTCTACGGGCCGCCGGGAACCGGCAAGACCCTGCTCGCGCGGGCCGTCGCCGCGGAGAGCGGCGTCAACTTCGTCCGCGTCCAGGGGCCGGAACTGTTGGATCGGTACGTCGGCGAGAGCGAGAAGGCGGTCCGCGAGGTGTTCGACCGCGCCCGCCAGACCGCACCAGCCATCGTCTTCTTCGACGAGATCGACGCCGTGGCGACGGATCGGGACCGGGGGGACAGCGAGGTGACCGAGCGCGTCGTCTCCCAACTCCTGACCGAGTTCGACGCCGTCGCGGACAACCCCAACCTGATCGTCCTCGCGGCGACGAACCGGAAGGCGGTCCTCGATCCGGCCCTCCTCCGGGCCGGCCGCCTCGAATCCCACGTCGAGGTTCCCGCGCCCGACGAAGCCGCCCGGCGGGCCGTCCTCGATGTCCACACGCGCCGGAAACCGCTGGGCGAGGACGTCGACCTCGACGCCCTCGCGACGCGGACGGCGGGCTACTCCGGGGCGGATCTGGCCGCCGTCTGCCGGGAAGCAGCCATGCTCGCCGTGCGGGCGGTGGCCGACGCCTATCCGGGCGCCGAGGCAAACGACCACGCCGACGAGGTACGGCTGGACGCCGCGCAGTTCGAGGCGGCGCTCGATGCCGTGGCGCCGTCGCTCGCGGAACGGGATTCAAACCCCCCCGCGACGTAG
- a CDS encoding NUDIX hydrolase, with product MSLRDVTHVKKACAYVTRNESELLVFEGPGHDGLQIPKGTVEPGERPRDAMVRETVEESGVATFEGLTHLATDVWTRRESPPKRYVRSFYHVPVHEPRDAWTHTVTGTGPERGAQFEFSWVDLPTDAAFALDLDDYLHTLGGGVGDRADADGGVAAD from the coding sequence ATGTCACTTCGAGACGTAACGCACGTCAAGAAAGCCTGCGCCTACGTCACCCGAAACGAGTCGGAACTCCTGGTCTTCGAGGGGCCGGGACACGACGGGCTTCAGATCCCCAAAGGAACCGTCGAACCGGGGGAGCGACCCCGCGACGCGATGGTTCGCGAGACGGTCGAGGAGAGCGGGGTGGCGACCTTCGAGGGACTGACTCACCTCGCGACCGACGTCTGGACTCGTCGGGAGTCGCCGCCCAAGCGGTACGTTCGGAGCTTCTATCACGTCCCCGTCCACGAGCCACGCGACGCGTGGACCCACACCGTCACGGGCACGGGACCGGAACGGGGGGCGCAGTTCGAGTTCTCTTGGGTCGACCTCCCGACCGACGCCGCCTTCGCACTCGACCTCGACGACTACCTCCACACGCTGGGCGGGGGGGTCGGCGACCGGGCGGACGCCGACGGCGGCGTCGCGGCCGACTGA